In a genomic window of Occallatibacter riparius:
- a CDS encoding metal-dependent hydrolase, producing the protein MEPITHFLTGACIGRAGLNRKTACATIVATLAAEAADLDIVWGFRGPVANLQHHRGITHTFIGAPVVAAVVVGVIGGFHLWRQRRKSLASPASSANSASPALHWGWLYLTGLIASLSHILLDWTNNYGVRPFFPFNPRWYAGSFVFIAEPVWWALLLLALIMPALFGLADREIGARRTQFRGRGWAIFALLGMTIYGCWRWAEHARALSLLQNTSVASAPVSRVAAEPFPVNPWRWHAILETPAFYQTAEINTRTGAVDSDPQSDILYKPADTPALEAAKQTYLGRVYLDWSTWPVVRDLGQEPVPGAAPPSLPPGRPWTTIEFTDLRFAYAFRGEQNARPPSGLSGWVYILDNHEDGGQFIGGREQK; encoded by the coding sequence ATGGAGCCCATCACCCATTTCCTGACCGGCGCCTGCATCGGCCGCGCCGGCCTCAACCGCAAAACCGCCTGCGCCACCATCGTCGCCACGCTCGCGGCTGAAGCTGCCGACCTCGACATCGTCTGGGGCTTCCGCGGACCCGTCGCGAACCTCCAGCACCATCGCGGCATTACCCACACCTTCATCGGCGCACCCGTCGTCGCAGCCGTGGTTGTGGGCGTCATCGGCGGCTTCCACCTATGGCGCCAACGCCGCAAGAGTCTCGCTAGCCCCGCCAGCTCCGCTAACTCCGCCAGCCCCGCTTTGCACTGGGGCTGGCTCTACCTCACCGGCCTCATCGCTTCCCTCAGTCACATCCTTCTCGACTGGACCAACAACTACGGCGTGCGCCCGTTCTTTCCCTTCAACCCGCGCTGGTACGCCGGCAGCTTCGTCTTCATCGCTGAGCCGGTCTGGTGGGCGCTGCTGCTCCTGGCCCTCATCATGCCGGCCCTGTTCGGTCTAGCCGACCGCGAAATCGGTGCCCGCCGTACCCAATTCCGCGGACGCGGCTGGGCTATCTTCGCCCTCCTCGGCATGACCATCTACGGCTGCTGGCGCTGGGCAGAGCACGCCCGCGCCCTGTCCCTGCTGCAAAACACCTCCGTCGCCAGCGCTCCCGTCTCCCGCGTCGCCGCCGAGCCCTTCCCCGTCAACCCCTGGCGCTGGCATGCCATTCTCGAAACTCCAGCCTTCTACCAGACCGCCGAAATCAACACCCGCACCGGCGCCGTCGACTCCGACCCCCAGTCCGACATCCTCTACAAGCCTGCCGATACCCCCGCGCTCGAAGCCGCCAAGCAGACATATCTCGGCCGCGTCTATCTCGACTGGAGTACATGGCCCGTCGTGCGCGATCTCGGCCAGGAGCCGGTGCCCGGCGCCGCTCCGCCCAGCCTGCCCCCCGGCCGTCCCTGGACAACCATCGAGTTCACCGACCTCCGTTTCGCCTACGCCTTCCGCGGCGAACAAAACGCCCGGCCTCCCTCAGGCCTTTCCGGATGGGTCTACATCCTCGACAACCACGAAGACGGCGGCCAGTTCATCGGCGGCCGCGAGCAAAAATAG
- a CDS encoding alpha-amylase family protein, translating to MITDLWYKNAVVYCLSVATYMDANGDGVGDFKGLTRRLDYLQGMGITAIWLMPFQPSPCRDDGYDVSDYYNVDPRYGTLGDFVEFTHGCSQRGIRVLIDLVVNHTSNEHPWFRDACRNPKSKYRDWYVWSQKKPKDASSGVVFPGVQKATWTWEEKARAYYFHRFYNFQPDLNTSHPEVQAEILKIMGFWLELGVDGFRMDAVPFVIAKKGANLKRPAERYDMLRSFAEFLTWRKAGAIILGEANVLPKDDLAYFGKWGERLQMMFNFEVNQHLFYALASGDGQPLIEAMQLTKPRPATAQWGQFLRNHDELDLGRLTVSQRQTVFAEFGPEKSMQLYDRGIRRRLAPMLRGDRQRLELAYSLMMTLPGTPVLRYGDEIGMGDNLELPERSCARTPMQWSMEPNAGFTTHSRPILPVIAEGAFGFNQVNVAIQRRDPNSFLNWMERIIRMRKEIPEIGWGDFSTLPLRTRSALAVLYEWRNNCVLFLHNLIAEPQEVRFRLPKKFAGERNLLVNLLSGDNSEADSRGRYSVVLEPYGYRWFRAGGLDYLLRRSDV from the coding sequence ATGATCACTGACCTCTGGTACAAAAATGCGGTTGTCTACTGCCTGTCCGTCGCTACCTACATGGATGCAAACGGCGACGGTGTCGGCGACTTCAAGGGTCTGACACGCCGCCTCGACTATCTCCAGGGCATGGGGATCACTGCCATCTGGCTCATGCCCTTTCAGCCCTCGCCCTGTCGCGACGACGGCTATGACGTCTCGGACTATTACAACGTCGACCCTCGCTACGGAACCCTCGGCGACTTCGTCGAATTCACGCATGGATGCAGCCAGCGCGGTATTCGCGTCCTCATCGACCTCGTCGTCAACCACACCTCGAATGAACATCCGTGGTTTCGTGATGCCTGCCGCAATCCGAAGTCCAAGTACCGCGACTGGTATGTGTGGTCGCAAAAGAAGCCCAAAGATGCGAGCTCTGGCGTGGTGTTCCCCGGAGTTCAGAAGGCCACGTGGACGTGGGAAGAGAAGGCGCGCGCCTACTACTTTCACCGCTTTTACAACTTCCAGCCGGACTTGAATACCTCACATCCAGAGGTTCAGGCCGAGATCCTCAAGATCATGGGATTCTGGCTCGAATTGGGTGTGGATGGCTTTCGCATGGATGCCGTGCCCTTCGTAATTGCGAAAAAGGGTGCCAACCTGAAACGCCCCGCGGAGCGGTATGACATGCTCCGCTCGTTCGCCGAATTCCTGACGTGGAGAAAAGCCGGAGCCATCATTCTTGGCGAAGCGAACGTGCTGCCCAAAGATGATCTGGCGTATTTCGGGAAATGGGGCGAGCGCCTGCAGATGATGTTCAATTTTGAAGTGAACCAGCACCTGTTCTATGCGCTGGCAAGCGGCGACGGGCAGCCGCTGATCGAAGCAATGCAACTCACCAAGCCCCGCCCCGCAACCGCGCAATGGGGACAGTTTCTGCGCAATCACGACGAGCTCGATCTCGGGCGCCTCACGGTCAGCCAGCGGCAAACCGTGTTCGCGGAGTTCGGCCCCGAGAAATCCATGCAGTTGTACGATCGCGGAATTCGCCGCCGGCTCGCTCCGATGCTGCGCGGCGACCGCCAGCGCCTCGAGCTTGCCTACAGCTTGATGATGACCCTGCCCGGAACACCCGTCCTGCGCTACGGTGACGAGATCGGCATGGGCGACAATCTGGAACTGCCGGAGCGGAGCTGCGCCCGCACTCCCATGCAGTGGTCCATGGAGCCGAATGCCGGCTTCACTACCCACTCCAGGCCGATCCTGCCGGTGATCGCGGAAGGCGCCTTCGGATTCAACCAGGTCAATGTCGCCATCCAGCGCAGGGATCCCAACTCTTTCCTCAACTGGATGGAGCGCATCATCCGCATGAGAAAAGAAATCCCCGAGATCGGCTGGGGCGATTTCTCGACCCTTCCGCTGCGCACACGCAGTGCTCTGGCAGTGCTCTACGAGTGGCGGAACAACTGTGTCCTCTTCCTCCACAACCTGATCGCGGAGCCTCAAGAGGTCCGTTTCCGTCTGCCGAAGAAATTTGCGGGCGAGAGAAACCTGCTCGTCAATTTGCTGTCCGGCGACAACAGTGAGGCCGACTCGCGCGGACGGTACTCCGTGGTGCTCGAGCCCTACGGCTATCGATGGTTTCGAGCCGGCGGACTTGATTATCTGCTCCGCCGTTCCGACGTTTAG
- a CDS encoding PAS domain-containing protein, which yields MAAGRTTCAVLAILFFGLPLLSVAPMTGAQAKGVRTRNVLVLSSGRGRKSLNQMESSLRSRVPFPVDFSIIDLANPHFDEDSFRANLAKALHSAYGEKPDLVIACMDQALRFATQYHDTIFAGLPIVFMSVPSMTADQEKSPDVTGVAVVPSTHETIDLALRLHPDTTTLAVISGKSVTGDSFLAAVHSELLRHSSRVKEIDIVGPPSGQMLEKVAALPPRTVVLFQLSPEDSEQPAVTAFDVLTEASQRLPTYSLEPSLVLDHGGIGGATTDATQDAVMAGEIGARVLSGEAPARIPVVYLSKFQFRMDWRQLQRWHIPESALPPGSIVLYRQPTLWQQYKGYVIAGISLILLEAGLIVALLWNRARRRRSEKELVLLYDRLRLAVEAASSVSWDADYKHGKNRWHGDLQTMFGIPDSQHDVNFGDFLKLVHPDDRERVADTLAKSRESRKPYVADFRVIRTDGTLRWVTARGKFYHAPNGEPERMLGIATDTTARKLAEEALRRLSGQLINAQEEERRRIAREIHDDFQQRLAVLAIELESLSQDIGEKDAIALAQLRDLARQVNALGTDLHSLSHRLHSSTLDSMGLVPALRGLCAEFRKHHDLDVSLVAENVPRKIPNEAALCLFRIAQEGLQNARKHSSARSAELRVQGLEGKLHLSISDGGVGFNLEEAVREGGIGIRSMEERARLVNGRLEVRSKPGSGTTIEVWVPVPVSEESFLEV from the coding sequence ATGGCGGCGGGACGAACGACATGCGCGGTCCTCGCGATTCTGTTCTTCGGGCTGCCGTTGCTGTCCGTTGCGCCGATGACCGGGGCGCAAGCGAAAGGGGTTCGGACCAGGAACGTGCTGGTACTTTCCAGCGGTCGCGGGCGCAAATCCCTGAATCAAATGGAATCGTCGTTGCGGAGCCGTGTCCCATTTCCGGTAGATTTTTCAATCATTGATCTAGCGAATCCGCACTTCGACGAGGATTCGTTCCGTGCCAATCTAGCGAAGGCTCTCCACTCGGCCTACGGCGAAAAACCGGATCTCGTGATCGCCTGCATGGATCAGGCTCTGCGCTTCGCGACACAATACCACGACACGATATTTGCGGGTTTGCCTATCGTGTTCATGTCGGTCCCCAGCATGACGGCTGACCAGGAAAAATCGCCCGATGTCACGGGAGTGGCAGTGGTCCCCAGCACCCACGAGACTATCGATCTCGCGCTTCGCCTTCATCCGGATACGACGACACTTGCTGTCATATCGGGTAAGTCGGTGACGGGAGACTCTTTTCTTGCGGCTGTGCATTCCGAGTTGCTTCGTCATAGCAGCCGTGTGAAGGAGATTGACATTGTGGGGCCGCCAAGCGGTCAAATGCTCGAGAAGGTTGCAGCCCTGCCGCCCAGGACCGTGGTTTTGTTTCAACTATCTCCGGAAGATTCGGAACAGCCCGCTGTCACCGCATTTGATGTTCTGACCGAGGCCTCGCAACGCCTGCCGACCTACTCCTTAGAGCCTTCATTAGTTCTCGACCACGGCGGAATTGGAGGGGCAACCACCGACGCAACTCAGGATGCGGTTATGGCCGGGGAGATAGGAGCGCGTGTTCTCTCCGGTGAGGCGCCAGCCAGGATTCCCGTCGTGTATCTCTCAAAGTTCCAATTCCGCATGGATTGGCGGCAGCTTCAGAGATGGCATATTCCGGAATCGGCCTTGCCGCCGGGCAGCATTGTTCTCTACCGGCAGCCCACTCTATGGCAGCAGTACAAGGGGTACGTAATTGCCGGCATCTCGCTAATTCTGCTGGAAGCGGGGCTGATTGTTGCGCTGCTGTGGAACCGGGCGCGGCGCAGACGAAGCGAGAAGGAACTCGTCCTGCTTTATGACCGGCTCCGACTGGCAGTGGAGGCTGCGAGCTCAGTCAGTTGGGACGCGGACTACAAGCACGGCAAGAACCGGTGGCATGGGGACTTGCAAACCATGTTTGGCATCCCGGACAGCCAGCATGACGTGAACTTCGGGGACTTTCTTAAGCTCGTCCACCCAGACGATCGGGAAAGAGTTGCGGATACTCTGGCCAAGTCCAGAGAGAGCCGAAAGCCGTATGTGGCCGACTTTCGAGTTATTCGGACCGATGGGACGCTGCGCTGGGTTACGGCGCGTGGCAAGTTCTACCATGCGCCAAATGGCGAGCCGGAGCGCATGCTGGGCATCGCCACGGACACCACGGCGCGCAAGCTGGCGGAGGAAGCGCTAAGGCGGCTGAGCGGCCAACTTATCAACGCGCAGGAAGAAGAGCGCCGCCGGATTGCGCGCGAGATTCATGATGATTTTCAGCAGCGCCTGGCGGTGTTGGCGATCGAGCTGGAAAGCCTTTCGCAGGATATTGGGGAGAAGGATGCGATTGCGCTGGCCCAGTTGCGCGATCTTGCCAGGCAGGTGAATGCGCTCGGAACCGATTTGCATTCTCTGTCGCATCGTCTGCACTCGTCGACGCTGGACAGTATGGGACTCGTTCCTGCATTGAGAGGGCTCTGCGCCGAGTTCCGGAAGCATCATGACCTCGATGTGTCGCTGGTTGCGGAGAACGTGCCGCGGAAGATCCCGAACGAGGCGGCGCTGTGCCTGTTCCGCATTGCGCAGGAAGGGCTGCAGAATGCGAGGAAGCATAGCAGTGCGCGGTCAGCCGAGCTGCGTGTGCAGGGCCTGGAAGGGAAGCTCCACCTGTCGATCTCCGATGGAGGCGTCGGCTTCAATCTGGAAGAAGCCGTGCGTGAAGGCGGGATTGGAATCCGCAGCATGGAAGAGCGGGCCCGGCTCGTCAATGGGCGACTCGAGGTACGCTCGAAGCCGGGGAGCGGAACGACGATCGAGGTATGGGTGCCGGTTCCGGTGTCGGAGGAGTCGTTCCTGGAGGTCTAA
- a CDS encoding TonB C-terminal domain-containing protein — protein MPTRENEPTEPTGSSQLSAPQPDPSPEPPLRPEPERQPRSTSRWVDYDTHELLEMISELEDERRWARLREGVLWAVLIHIFLLSSITWIPKYVFRVPPVIDPFDAIKQRKDLKYLDLPPDLVSKYQPKVQVKPVEPKRVQPQVDRKTLEALNKPPAPPPPAPEQPKLEQPKPQEQAPPPIPPAQQTQSQVEAPQPKAVPARPSFAFGSQNPADQLKDAMRGASRSPGYGAQLPSSPGEMSMHPGAGAGGVQILSDTQGVDFNSWLIRWHRETEKTWDPLIPDEVNPPILKQGQVQIRFRVLPNGRIQDGSMVLEGRSGDTALDRAAWGALTGSNYPPLPRDFHGPFLELRAIFMYNMRQ, from the coding sequence GTGCCAACCAGAGAGAACGAGCCCACCGAGCCCACCGGTTCTTCGCAACTCAGCGCCCCTCAACCGGACCCCTCGCCAGAGCCTCCACTTCGCCCTGAGCCCGAACGCCAGCCCCGCAGCACCTCCCGCTGGGTCGACTACGACACCCACGAACTGCTCGAAATGATCAGCGAGCTCGAAGACGAGCGCCGCTGGGCTCGCCTGCGCGAAGGCGTCCTTTGGGCCGTCCTCATCCATATCTTTCTGCTCTCGTCCATCACCTGGATTCCGAAGTACGTCTTCAGGGTGCCGCCGGTCATCGACCCGTTCGACGCCATCAAGCAGCGCAAAGACCTGAAATATCTTGACCTTCCGCCCGACTTGGTCTCGAAGTACCAGCCCAAGGTGCAGGTCAAGCCCGTCGAGCCCAAACGTGTTCAGCCCCAGGTGGACAGAAAGACCCTCGAGGCGCTGAACAAGCCTCCTGCTCCTCCACCGCCGGCCCCCGAGCAGCCCAAGCTCGAACAGCCCAAGCCACAGGAGCAGGCGCCGCCACCCATCCCGCCCGCGCAGCAGACGCAGTCACAGGTCGAGGCGCCGCAGCCCAAGGCCGTGCCCGCAAGGCCCAGCTTCGCCTTCGGTTCCCAGAATCCGGCCGACCAGCTCAAAGACGCCATGCGCGGAGCCTCTCGCAGCCCCGGCTACGGCGCCCAGCTCCCCTCCAGCCCCGGTGAAATGTCCATGCACCCCGGCGCAGGTGCTGGCGGCGTGCAGATCCTGTCTGACACCCAGGGTGTCGACTTCAACAGCTGGCTCATTCGCTGGCACCGCGAGACCGAAAAGACCTGGGACCCGCTGATCCCCGACGAAGTGAACCCGCCCATCCTCAAGCAGGGACAGGTGCAGATTCGCTTCCGGGTCCTGCCCAACGGCCGCATCCAGGACGGCAGCATGGTCCTTGAAGGCCGCTCGGGCGACACCGCGCTCGACCGCGCCGCCTGGGGAGCGCTCACCGGATCAAACTACCCGCCGCTGCCCCGCGACTTCCACGGACCGTTCCTCGAACTCCGCGCCATCTTCATGTACAACATGCGGCAGTAG
- a CDS encoding DUF5985 family protein — MSATVYILTCITTLLCAVLLFRGYARVRRRLLLWSALCFVGLTITNLLKILDLLVFLQTDLYTYRLGAAAVAMGLLIFGLVWESQ, encoded by the coding sequence GTGAGTGCCACGGTGTATATCCTCACCTGCATCACCACGCTGCTCTGCGCGGTTCTGCTCTTCCGCGGCTATGCCCGGGTGCGCAGGCGCCTCCTGCTTTGGAGTGCCCTCTGCTTCGTCGGGCTCACCATAACCAACCTGCTCAAGATCCTCGATCTTCTCGTATTCCTGCAGACCGACCTCTACACCTATCGCCTGGGTGCCGCCGCTGTCGCCATGGGACTGCTGATCTTTGGCCTCGTATGGGAGAGCCAATGA
- a CDS encoding DUF6580 family putative transport protein: MPAYLLLLLAVLSRVVPHPDWLNFTAVGGALLFFGARRSWREMLAPLAALVATDFYLTLFVYHYGFQWQDYIPTWTWYIAAMALGHILLRSRTTLTRFASAVVLGPTSFFLMSNFAVWLGGTMYAKSFGGLITCYVAGLPFYGRDLASTTMVAGLAFGVPVLVKRLQQARVAAAAVR, from the coding sequence ATGCCTGCTTATCTGCTGCTGTTGCTGGCCGTACTCAGCCGTGTGGTTCCGCATCCTGACTGGTTGAACTTCACCGCGGTGGGCGGCGCCCTGCTCTTCTTCGGCGCACGGCGGTCCTGGCGCGAGATGCTGGCCCCCCTGGCCGCCCTCGTGGCAACCGACTTCTACCTGACCCTCTTCGTGTACCACTACGGCTTCCAGTGGCAGGACTACATCCCCACCTGGACCTGGTATATCGCCGCCATGGCTCTCGGCCATATCCTGCTGCGCAGCCGCACCACGTTGACCCGCTTCGCCTCCGCCGTCGTGTTAGGCCCCACCTCGTTCTTCCTCATGTCGAACTTCGCCGTGTGGCTTGGCGGCACCATGTACGCCAAGAGCTTCGGCGGTCTGATCACCTGCTACGTCGCCGGACTGCCCTTCTATGGCAGGGATCTCGCCTCGACCACCATGGTGGCCGGTCTGGCCTTTGGCGTCCCGGTGCTGGTCAAGCGCCTCCAGCAGGCCCGGGTGGCCGCCGCGGCGGTCCGCTAG
- a CDS encoding alpha-amylase family glycosyl hydrolase, which yields MRDLGWWKRAVVYEVYPRSFQDSNDDGIGDLRGISARLDHLVELGVDAVWIAPIYPSPMADFGYDVADYCGIDPIFGNMADFDALLDEVHARGLRLILDFVPNHTSDQHPWFLESRSSRDNPKRDWYIWRDQPNNWTSNFGGSAWELDEATGQYYYHSFLKEQPDLNWRNPAVKAAMFDVLRFWLRKGVDGFRVDVMWMMIKDDQFRDNPPNPSYHPGLSSNQRFLPLYNTNRPEVHEIVAEMRGLIDEFPDRVLIGEIYLPIAQLMTYYGKDLKGANLPFNFQLLQCAWSAEAAAQAIADYYEALPEGAWPNWVLGNHDQPRIASRVGNQLARIAAMLLLTLPGTLTLYYGEEIGMTDVPISPEQVQDPAEKNEPGIGQGRDPERTPMCWDGSAHAGFTTGAPWLPLGPDWGSINVAVQRENDASMLTLHQRLIALRKSHPTLISGRLHKPQVEKNVLRFRRSGDEEIEVILNMTREEISAPLPRSTVLAGTRLDREGKIAGGDSTLHPGEGLVLLLS from the coding sequence ATGCGCGATTTGGGATGGTGGAAACGCGCCGTTGTCTATGAGGTGTATCCGAGATCGTTTCAGGACAGCAATGATGACGGAATTGGCGACCTGCGGGGAATCTCCGCGCGGCTCGATCACCTGGTGGAACTGGGAGTCGACGCTGTGTGGATTGCGCCGATTTATCCATCGCCCATGGCGGATTTCGGTTATGACGTAGCGGATTATTGCGGGATTGATCCTATCTTCGGCAACATGGCGGATTTCGATGCGCTGCTGGATGAGGTGCATGCGCGCGGCCTGCGGCTGATTCTCGACTTTGTCCCCAATCACACTTCCGACCAGCATCCATGGTTTCTGGAAAGCCGTTCGTCCCGCGATAATCCAAAGCGAGACTGGTATATCTGGCGCGACCAGCCCAACAACTGGACGAGCAACTTCGGCGGCTCAGCGTGGGAACTGGACGAGGCGACGGGGCAATACTATTACCACTCATTCCTAAAAGAGCAGCCGGATCTTAACTGGAGAAATCCCGCCGTGAAGGCGGCGATGTTCGATGTGCTTCGGTTCTGGTTGCGGAAGGGCGTGGATGGGTTTCGTGTCGACGTGATGTGGATGATGATCAAGGACGATCAGTTTCGCGACAACCCTCCCAACCCGAGTTATCATCCGGGGCTTTCATCGAACCAACGGTTTCTTCCGCTCTACAACACGAACCGGCCTGAGGTGCATGAAATTGTCGCGGAGATGCGCGGTCTCATCGATGAGTTCCCGGATCGCGTTCTGATCGGAGAGATCTACCTACCTATTGCGCAGCTGATGACGTACTACGGGAAGGATCTGAAGGGCGCGAACCTACCCTTCAATTTCCAACTGCTGCAATGCGCGTGGTCGGCCGAGGCCGCAGCGCAGGCGATCGCGGATTACTACGAGGCGCTGCCGGAGGGCGCATGGCCGAATTGGGTACTCGGCAACCACGATCAGCCCCGCATTGCTTCGCGTGTGGGCAATCAACTGGCCCGCATCGCAGCCATGCTGCTACTCACACTGCCCGGAACTCTGACTCTGTACTACGGGGAAGAGATAGGAATGACAGACGTGCCCATTTCTCCAGAACAGGTGCAGGATCCGGCGGAGAAGAACGAGCCGGGGATCGGGCAAGGGCGCGATCCGGAACGCACGCCGATGTGCTGGGATGGAAGCGCGCATGCCGGATTCACAACCGGCGCGCCATGGTTGCCGCTTGGCCCGGACTGGGGCAGCATCAACGTAGCCGTTCAGCGGGAAAACGACGCATCCATGCTGACGCTGCACCAAAGGCTCATCGCCTTGCGTAAGAGCCATCCCACGCTGATCAGCGGGAGATTACACAAGCCCCAGGTGGAGAAGAACGTTCTGCGCTTTCGAAGAAGCGGCGACGAAGAGATCGAGGTCATCCTCAACATGACGCGCGAAGAGATTTCTGCGCCATTGCCTCGGTCGACGGTGTTGGCTGGGACTCGACTTGACCGGGAAGGGAAGATTGCGGGCGGCGATTCGACGCTTCATCCCGGGGAAGGACTTGTCCTTCTGTTGAGTTGA
- a CDS encoding DUF5985 family protein, with the protein MNAAAVQQLAPLSHPLFDVFLLGFVVACSLVAALFFLRFWKSTRDPLFAAFTLFFAVQAVNYGMLLMADHPNEGTFLHTIIRFLAVLGLLAAIVWKNLFER; encoded by the coding sequence ATGAACGCAGCGGCAGTTCAACAACTCGCACCACTGTCACATCCGCTCTTCGACGTGTTTCTGTTGGGATTCGTGGTCGCCTGCTCACTGGTGGCAGCGCTGTTCTTCCTGCGGTTCTGGAAGTCCACGCGCGACCCGCTGTTTGCGGCTTTCACCTTGTTTTTTGCAGTCCAGGCTGTCAACTATGGCATGCTGCTCATGGCCGACCACCCCAACGAGGGCACCTTCCTCCACACCATCATCCGTTTTCTAGCCGTCCTGGGCCTGCTGGCAGCCATAGTGTGGAAGAACCTCTTCGAGCGCTGA
- a CDS encoding Uma2 family endonuclease produces MAAQPQPTPLEVYLSSTFEPDAEFVHGVIEERPTGEWNQANWQAAILEFFRTRRIEWNIRAAAELRVQISADQFRVPDVTVLDRSHPVEQIVTHPPIAVFEILSPEDTLARMMIKLGDYEAMGIQTILLLDPQGKHFRYRNGCLEPLAETAFDLPGSVCRFDLDEIQKLLD; encoded by the coding sequence ATGGCAGCGCAGCCACAACCCACTCCCCTCGAGGTCTACCTGAGCTCCACGTTCGAGCCGGACGCGGAGTTCGTCCATGGTGTGATCGAGGAAAGACCAACGGGAGAATGGAACCAGGCAAACTGGCAGGCAGCCATCCTGGAGTTCTTTCGTACCCGCAGAATTGAGTGGAATATCCGGGCGGCTGCTGAGCTTCGCGTGCAGATTTCAGCGGATCAGTTTCGCGTGCCGGACGTTACAGTACTCGACCGGAGCCATCCGGTAGAGCAGATCGTTACCCATCCCCCCATCGCCGTCTTCGAGATCCTTTCCCCCGAGGACACTCTCGCCCGCATGATGATCAAACTCGGCGACTATGAGGCGATGGGCATTCAGACCATTCTCCTGCTCGACCCCCAAGGCAAGCACTTCCGCTACCGGAATGGGTGCCTCGAGCCGCTGGCCGAAACCGCATTCGACCTGCCCGGCAGCGTCTGCCGCTTCGATCTCGACGAAATCCAGAAGCTGCTCGACTGA
- a CDS encoding YqaA family protein — MKQFFAHLMAKWNVVILPAILKFGVFGAGAVALLDSSSIPVPMDILIAGWVWKDQQRFWLYCLMAAVGSAIGGLVPYLLGRAGGELFLLKRVNREKFDRLRIRFEKQEFLAVAIPSALPPPTPWKLFVFAAGVFEIPVWVFMLSVFCGRLVRWLLLSLLVLKLGPGAVGMVQHHALSAFLVVIALAAIGFAVWWRAKKRSGELETAEPES, encoded by the coding sequence TTGAAGCAGTTTTTTGCGCACTTGATGGCGAAGTGGAATGTGGTGATTCTGCCCGCCATCCTGAAGTTCGGGGTGTTTGGCGCGGGAGCCGTAGCCCTTTTGGATTCGTCTTCGATTCCGGTTCCGATGGATATCCTGATTGCCGGCTGGGTTTGGAAGGACCAGCAGCGGTTCTGGCTCTACTGCCTGATGGCGGCGGTTGGGTCGGCGATTGGTGGGCTGGTTCCCTACCTGTTGGGACGAGCGGGCGGCGAGCTATTCCTGCTGAAACGGGTGAATCGGGAAAAGTTCGACAGGCTGCGTATCCGGTTTGAAAAACAGGAGTTTCTGGCGGTGGCCATTCCATCGGCGCTGCCGCCGCCGACGCCGTGGAAGCTGTTTGTCTTCGCTGCCGGGGTGTTCGAGATCCCGGTGTGGGTGTTCATGCTTTCGGTGTTCTGCGGGCGGCTGGTGCGATGGCTGCTCCTGAGCCTGCTGGTGCTGAAGCTGGGGCCGGGCGCGGTGGGAATGGTGCAGCACCATGCGCTGAGCGCGTTTCTTGTTGTCATTGCCCTGGCGGCGATCGGGTTCGCAGTGTGGTGGCGCGCCAAGAAACGCAGCGGCGAATTGGAGACGGCTGAGCCCGAAAGCTGA